A window of the Lactuca sativa cultivar Salinas chromosome 5, Lsat_Salinas_v11, whole genome shotgun sequence genome harbors these coding sequences:
- the LOC111911472 gene encoding uncharacterized mitochondrial protein AtMg00820-like has product MHTHSKSIIFRPKHRADISITTTCRLHNALFSAKEPRGFKTASKDPSWSQTMHDELRALHEQNTWDLVPRPSSSNVVGSKWIFRTKYKADDTVDRLKACLVAQGFNQIPGFDFSHTFSPVIKASTLRIVLSLAVVRKWHL; this is encoded by the coding sequence ATGCACACCCATTCTAAATCTATCATTTTTCGTCCTAAACATCGTGCTGATATTTCCATTACTACTACTTGTCGGTTACATAATGCTCTTTTCTCTGCTAAAGAACCTCGAGGGTTTAAAACCGCCTCTAAAGATCCCTCATGGTCTCAAACCATGCACGATGAACTCCGGGCCCTCCATGAGCAAAACACTTGGGATTTAGTTCCACGTCCATCATCCTCAAACGTTGTTGGTTCGAAGTGGATATTTCGTACCAAATATAAAGCTGACGACACTGTTGATCGTTTAAAAGCCTGTCTCGTTGCCCAAGGCTTCAATCAAATACCAGGTTTTGATTTTTCTCATACTTTTAGTCCAGTCATTAAGGCCTCTACTCTTCGCATCGTTTTATCTCTTGCTGTTGTACGCAAATGGCATCTTTAG
- the LOC111911483 gene encoding uncharacterized mitochondrial protein AtMg00810-like: MEQPPGFANPQFPDYVCHHKKALYVLKQAPRAWFQRLSMFLLQQGFRCSHSDSSLFVFHKNSCILYLVVYVDDIILIGNDETSIKNFITRLHTEFSIKDMGTLNYFLGLEVAYTPDGLFLNQSKYAHDILTRASLLDSKPVATPLSTNHTFFSTSTPYSDPTHYRLLVGALQYFTITRPDLSYAVNQARQFLHAPTIDHFQMVKRILHYVKGTLAYGLHFSNKSLTSLTGYSDADWARCIETRRSTYGYSIFLGGNLVSWSAKKQPTVSRSSCESEYRAMANTVVELIWVTHLLCDLHALPPGRPTLLCDNLSAFFQSQNPVSHKHAKHIDIDYHFVRQLVSSRKLHTKFIHTKLQVADIFTKPLPRPLFEDFRSMLHVSSPSVRLRGEGGGGGVNDKR; encoded by the coding sequence ATGGAGCAACCCCCTGGTTTTGCTAACCCACAGTTTCCGGACTATGTATGTCATCATAAAAAGGCCTTATATGTGTTAAAACAAGCTCCTCGTGCCTGGTTTCAACGCTTAAGCATGTTTCTTTTACAACAAGGATTTCGATGCAGTCATTCAGATTCCTCACTTTTTGTTTTTCACAAGAACTCATGCATTTTATATTTGGTTGTTTACGTGGATGACATTATTCTTATAGGAAATGATGAGACTTCCATTAAAAACTTTATCACACGCTTGCATACTGAGTTCTCTATTAAAGACATGGGTACCCTCAATTATTTCTTGGGCCTTGAAGTTGCTTATACTCCTGATGGTTTATTTTTAAATCAGTCCAAGTATGCTCATGATATATTGACACGTGCGTCTTTATTAGATTCTAAACCTGTGGCTACTCCCTTGAGCACTAATCATACATTTTTTTCCACTAGCACTCCTTATTCCGATCCAACTCACTATCGTTTATTAGTAGGTGCGCTACAATACTTTACTATCACTCGTCCTGATCTTTCTTATGCTGTCAATCAGGCAAGGCAGTTTTTACATGCTCCAACTATTGATCACTTTCAAATGGTCAAACGCATTTTGCATTATGTAAAGGGTACTCTTGCGTATGGTCTTCATTTTTCCAACAAATCTTTGACCTCTTTAACTGGCTACTCAGATGCGGATTGGGCGCGTTGTATCGAGACTAGACGCTCCACATATGGATATTCTATTTTCTTGGGTGGTAACCTTGTCTCTTGGAGTGCTAAGAAACAGCCAACAGTTTCAAGATCCAGTTGTGAATCAGAATATCGTGCCATGGCCAACACTGTTGTTGAGCTCATTTGGGTTACTCATCTTCTTTGTGACCTACATGCTTTACCTCCGGGACGCCCTACATTACTGTGTGATAATCTCAGTGCTTTTTTTCAGAGTCAAAATCCCGTTTCCCACAAGCACGCCAAACATATTGATATTGATTATCATTTCGTTAGACAATTAGTTTCTTCAAGGAAACTTCATACGAAATTCATTCATACCAAGCTCCAggtggctgacatcttcaccaaaccGTTGCCCAGACCATTATTTGAAGATTTTCGCAGCATGTTGCATGTGTCATCTCCATCGGTTCGCTtgaggggggagggggggggggggggtgttaacGATAAGAGATag